A region from the Lysobacter antibioticus genome encodes:
- a CDS encoding DMT family transporter yields MIGEAIKPSVAWTMLIAAGLIDVAWALTMKLSQGYTKPWWTAASIVALIAFVWLLGRALTALPVGSAYAVWTGIGAAGTVLIGSILFGESITPLRLGGVALIVAGIVVLRSAPG; encoded by the coding sequence ATGATCGGCGAAGCGATCAAACCCTCCGTCGCCTGGACCATGCTGATCGCTGCCGGCCTGATCGACGTGGCCTGGGCGCTGACGATGAAGTTGTCGCAGGGCTATACCAAACCCTGGTGGACCGCGGCCTCGATCGTCGCCCTGATCGCCTTCGTCTGGCTGCTCGGCCGCGCCCTGACCGCCTTGCCGGTTGGCAGCGCCTACGCCGTGTGGACCGGCATCGGCGCCGCCGGCACCGTGCTGATCGGCTCGATCCTGTTCGGCGAATCCATCACCCCGTTGCGCCTGGGCGGCGTGGCTTTGATCGTCGCCGGCATCGTGGTGTTGCGCAGCGCTCCGGGTTGA
- the gstA gene encoding glutathione transferase GstA, which translates to MKLYFTPGTCSFAPHIAIRELGLDAELRRVRIGADPVVVADGRDFRQINPLGYVPVLELDDGRVLTEGVAMLLHLADLKPEAGLAPAVGTPERDELHRWLNFISSELHKTFSPWLFHPEYGEQAANVARERLAKRLAVVERHLADRDYLLGERFSVADAYLFTIVDWTRPLKIALDPYPALAAYLERVRARDSVAEALRREKAP; encoded by the coding sequence ATGAAACTTTACTTCACCCCCGGCACCTGCTCGTTCGCCCCCCACATCGCCATCCGCGAACTCGGTCTCGACGCCGAACTGCGCCGCGTGCGCATCGGCGCCGACCCGGTCGTCGTCGCCGACGGCCGCGACTTCCGCCAGATCAACCCGCTCGGCTACGTGCCGGTGTTGGAACTCGACGACGGCCGCGTGCTCACCGAGGGCGTGGCGATGCTGCTGCACCTGGCCGACCTGAAGCCCGAGGCTGGCCTCGCCCCCGCGGTGGGCACGCCCGAGCGCGACGAACTGCACCGCTGGTTGAACTTCATCAGCTCCGAACTGCACAAGACCTTCAGCCCCTGGCTGTTCCATCCCGAATACGGCGAACAGGCCGCCAACGTCGCACGCGAACGCCTGGCCAAGCGCCTGGCCGTGGTCGAGCGCCACCTCGCCGATCGCGACTACCTGCTGGGCGAGCGTTTCAGCGTCGCCGATGCGTACTTGTTCACCATCGTCGACTGGACCCGCCCGCTGAAGATCGCGCTCGACCCGTACCCCGCCTTGGCTGCCTACCTCGAGCGCGTGCGCGCCCGCGACAGCGTCGCCGAAGCCTTGCGCCGCGAGAAAGCGCCATGA
- a CDS encoding LysR family transcriptional regulator, translated as MRHERLSLDDLELVRAIGAHGSLTGAAKALGLDHSSAFRRLAAVEARVGAALFRRSRRGYTPTDAGELTIASAQRVLAETERLQRELAGRDARTEGRIRITLPDTLAPVAARMCAAFRVEQPGLRCDLVVANAFLSLQQQDADVALRASVLPPEGLSSRKVAAISIAAYAAAGRGGGRGAGRGKTTLDEAALAQGDWVALDESLAHLSSAQWLSDRVPAERIAMRVNTLPAALAACEAGLGRALLPCYLADASPAVRRISAPLPQVRADLWFATHPDLRRSAKVKLLREFALRWLPGEVALE; from the coding sequence ATGCGACACGAACGATTGAGCCTGGACGACCTGGAGCTGGTGCGCGCGATCGGCGCGCACGGCAGCCTGACCGGCGCGGCCAAGGCCTTGGGGCTGGACCATTCGAGTGCGTTCCGGCGCCTGGCCGCGGTCGAGGCGCGGGTCGGTGCGGCGCTGTTCCGGCGCAGTCGCCGCGGCTATACGCCGACCGATGCCGGCGAGCTGACCATCGCCAGCGCGCAGCGCGTGCTGGCCGAGACCGAGCGCCTGCAGCGCGAGCTCGCCGGGCGCGATGCGCGCACCGAAGGGCGCATCCGCATCACCTTGCCGGACACCTTGGCGCCGGTGGCAGCGCGCATGTGCGCGGCGTTTCGCGTCGAGCAGCCGGGGTTACGTTGCGACCTGGTCGTGGCCAATGCGTTCCTGAGCCTGCAGCAGCAGGATGCGGATGTGGCGCTGCGGGCGAGCGTGTTGCCGCCGGAGGGGTTGTCGTCGCGCAAGGTCGCGGCGATTTCGATCGCGGCCTATGCGGCGGCTGGACGCGGCGGCGGGCGCGGTGCCGGGCGCGGCAAGACCACGCTCGACGAAGCGGCGTTGGCGCAAGGCGATTGGGTCGCGCTCGACGAGAGCCTGGCGCATCTGTCGTCGGCGCAGTGGTTGAGCGACCGGGTGCCGGCCGAACGCATCGCGATGCGGGTCAATACCCTGCCGGCGGCGTTGGCGGCGTGCGAGGCGGGATTGGGACGGGCCTTGTTGCCGTGTTATCTGGCCGATGCGTCGCCGGCGGTGCGGCGGATTTCGGCGCCGTTGCCGCAGGTACGGGCGGATCTGTGGTTCGCGACGCATCCGGATCTGCGGCGCTCGGCGAAGGTGAAGTTGTTGCGGGAGTTTGCGTTGCGGTGGTTGCCGGGCGAGGTGGCGTTGGAGTGA